The segment aaggagagatagagggcaAGTAATCAAAATTATTGCATGTTCTTGAATGAGTTATTCTAATTCTTACAtattaaaatggattattacAGAAATTGGAGAAACAATGTCTATTTCAGAAATAAACAAAGGTAACAAAATATATGTGAATGTTTATATAAATCTTGTAATACTGTCatacttttttccttttcatgTTATTAGGATATGATGACATTCTGAAGGTGAGTTCTTATAAAaaattttgttacatttacagTGCATCATGGTTGACACTTGACACTGTTCCAGCCCCTAAACAGTCCACAAAACAATGCCATCATGGACAAAGAGAAACTGTGGAAGTCCCCCGTGGAGTACACTTTTGATAGACACGTTGGTAAGTATGTTTTATAGATGCAAATGTACATTTTGGTCTCAAAGAAAGATATGTTAGACTTTTCTAAATTAAAGGGCTGAATATAAAAGGCATTGTCTTGAGAGCACTTGACCGGCTCAGACTGAAATCCTGCATTGACTTCAAACCATGGGACAAAATGGAGGAGTACTATATAAATGTCATTAATGGAACAGGGTATGCACTCTAAACATCTCTTCTCTCCAGTGTGTGTAGCACTCATTTGATGTTATGGCATTGTACTCTAGGTGTTTCTCTATGATTGGAAGAGAAGTGAAAAATGGACAGATCTTGCAATTGGCAGAGGCATGCCAGCGAATCTCCATTGCTGAGCATGAGTTTCTCCACGCTCTTGGCTTCATGCATGAACATCAAAGATTTGACAGAGATGACTTTGTCACTATTAACTTCACAAATGTAATACAAGGTTGTCCTCTTTTCCCGAATATAATGtattcatgtgtttatttattcatcaatTTTGATTTTGTATCTTCAATTAGGACTGGAAGTAAATTTCATAAAAGCGGAGAAAGACCAATACACAACTCAAAGCACTCAGTACGACTACTGGTCTGTGATGCATTACGGCCCAAATGCTTTTTCAAATGGAAATGGAACCACAATAACCACCAAAAACCCCAGGTTCATGCCCATTATTGGCCAAACACTTGGTATAAGTGCGACAGATGTTCTGGAACTGAATCTGCTGTATAACTGTGGTATGTTGTGAAGATCTGGAGCCATTACACATGAGACTGTTTTGTAATATGTTCTGTTATGGTTAGAGTCAAGCGTTGCCTTTGTGCTGCACTGTGACTTTTCCTCCGACATTGCCTGTCCTGTAACAACTTGCTCTAATAGCTCCATGAGGTGGGAAAAGGTAAGGCATGCTATTGGGGGTCCTACCTCAGACCACACCAGCCTGCCCACTGGATACTCACAAGGTATGACAAACACAATGCAaatcaatttgaaatgtttcaaTAAGCTACTCACTAAGGCTTCAATTATGTAGATAACAATGTTGATTGACAATAATAAAATCTTAATCTTAAACTccagtcttttttttaatcttcctCTAATATTTATGGACTAAAACACAATTTTTATATAAGAACTTTGGCTATGTTCATTTACAGATCTTTTTCTCTTATAACATTCTGTGCTGGTTgttgacataggtagaggtagAACTTAAACCAACatgtttcttttcttatttCTCTTTTTGTAGCACAAGAAATAGACAACGGTATGCTCATCCCCATTCTAATACAAATATTACCATTTCCAAAAAAGATAAATGTCAGAAATACAGACACTGATAAATATAGAATGCTTTGTTACTATTGTTTCTGTTTATCTATGAAATCTAGGCTTAAGCTACTTCATGCATGTAAACACTGCAAAGGGTGAAAAGGGAGATTCAGCCTGGCTTGAAACCAAGAGGGTGACTTCAAAGAGAAAGTGTGCTATCAAGTGTTTGCAGTTTTATTACTATCATATGAACAGTGAATCCAACGACCTTAACATTTGGATCCGAGAGTTTGAAAATGAACAAGATTTTGTTGGACGTCACCGTCTCATTGGGAGGATATCTGGTAACAACAGCAGCACAGACACAGGCTTTTGAATCAAATGGATGTTCACTCTTGCACCATTCTCTCTAAACAGGTCCACAGACCAAAAAGTGGCAGATCAAGTATGTCCCGATAGAGACTTACAAAACCTTtcaggtggagtttgaagtgcaaAGAGGAGAAGTACCATCAACAGGAGGCATTTCCATTGATGACATCAATCTGTCTGAGATTCAATGTCCACATGTAACCCTCCAGATTGACAGTCTGCCAGAAATATACAATCAGACTGCACAAGGTTACACCATTTACAGCTATAACGTGTATTCAACGGTGGGCTATCGATATTCCTTTGGAGTATCAATGGAGCATCCATTTATTGGAATGTTTATTCAACTTGTTTCTGGtaaatatgataatgaactGACATGGCCAGTACCAGATTCCCAGGTGACCATGCAAGTGTTAGACCAAAGTCCGAACATTCAGAGTCACATGTCTTATGAGAGAAGTACCGTCTCAGACTTGGGGCAGGTGAATGGAAATGGTGAGAGAATAATCAcctaataatataatacaaataatcaTGAGATTACTGAATCTTGAATTTCTTTGATACAGGCACCTACCGCTGGGGCAAACCTGAAGACCATGGAACATATTACATTGATGACTATAATCAAACTGTCTACTTTGGCCCAAAGATTGGCATAAAGAATTTCATACCATATGAGAAAATGCTGTTAAGACACTTTCTGAAAGGAGGAAGTGCTGTGTTCAACATATTCTTTGAAGGTAGTACAGACattattgtatgtttgtatgttttattatttttttaatataatttttattattaatatttgtcTTTACATTTTAGATGTTAGTCCATTAAAGTATATTGATGAACTGCCCTGTCCACCAGAATATCCATATAAATATGATGAGCATGATATGGGTCCATGCTCACCCAAGTAAgacacttgttttgtttttgaaaatgtacaaaagctGTTGTCCTAGTTTAGCACAGATAAAGGCATTGCAGACTTGACTCCtatcactttttttcttctaaGTGGGACACTGCTCTCTGTTGTACAAACTGCAGattgcatattttttatattattaaaagcAGTGCATGGATATTGGATGGAAACTGTCTGAAATGAGTCTGTGTATCTACCACAATGACTACCCCAATTTTACTTTGCAGCACAACAACTACgaccaccacaaccaccacaactACGACCACAACTATGACCACCACAGCCCACCGGACTTACACCACAAGTGAGGACATAAGGTAACACAATGgacatttaccatttaatgGATAAGATCAATATATATTATTCATATCATCAATATGTTATATGCTCTAATTAAAATCATATTTGCAGAACTACTCATTCGTACAAAACGACAAAGGACAAAAGGTAATTTTCTTTTTGGTGAAGGTGTACACCATgatttataaataaagatatgaaagTGGGTCACAAATTACTAACGTTTTCAATCTCTTGATCCCACTAGCATTTTTGGTTTTGCTCCAGACAAGATTTCATCTCCAGTCCTCATTTTCCTTGGACTGTTGATGCTTTTCATGCAGTATTGGTAGATGTTACCTGATGCATACAAAGGATCCTAAATAATACTATAAGCAATT is part of the Periophthalmus magnuspinnatus isolate fPerMag1 chromosome 16, fPerMag1.2.pri, whole genome shotgun sequence genome and harbors:
- the LOC117384174 gene encoding meprin A subunit beta-like; this encodes MGKLGGFIRTPTKTGYDDILKPLNSPQNNAIMDKEKLWKSPVEYTFDRHVGLNIKGIVLRALDRLRLKSCIDFKPWDKMEEYYINVINGTGCFSMIGREVKNGQILQLAEACQRISIAEHEFLHALGFMHEHQRFDRDDFVTINFTNVIQGLEVNFIKAEKDQYTTQSTQYDYWSVMHYGPNAFSNGNGTTITTKNPRFMPIIGQTLGISATDVLELNLLYNCESSVAFVLHCDFSSDIACPVTTCSNSSMRWEKVRHAIGGPTSDHTSLPTGYSQGLSYFMHVNTAKGEKGDSAWLETKRVTSKRKCAIKCLQFYYYHMNSESNDLNIWIREFENEQDFVGRHRLIGRISGPQTKKWQIKYVPIETYKTFQVEFEVQRGEVPSTGGISIDDINLSEIQCPHVTLQIDSLPEIYNQTAQGYTIYSYNVYSTVGYRYSFGVSMEHPFIGMFIQLVSGKYDNELTWPVPDSQVTMQVLDQSPNIQSHMSYERSTVSDLGQVNGNGTYRWGKPEDHGTYYIDDYNQTVYFGPKIGIKNFIPYEKMLLRHFLKGGSAVFNIFFEGSTDIIHNNYDHHNHHNYDHNYDHHSPPDLHHK